The following coding sequences lie in one Numenius arquata chromosome 27, bNumArq3.hap1.1, whole genome shotgun sequence genomic window:
- the CHTOP gene encoding chromatin target of PRMT1 protein isoform X2 — protein sequence MAAQSAPKVVLKSTTKMSLNERFTNMLKNKQPMPVNIRATMQQQQQLASARNRRLAQQMENRPSVQAALKLKQSLKQRLGKSNIQARLGRPAGPLARGAMGGRGLAMGQRGLPRGAMRGGRGARALLRGGVPLRGQSLLRGGRGMSPRMGLRRGGIRGRGGPGRGGLGRGAMGRGGLGGRGRGMAGRGRGGFGGRGRGRGRGRGSARPALTKEQLDNQLDAYMSKTKGHLDAELDAYMAQTDPETND from the exons ATGGCTGCACAGTCAGCACCGAAGGTTGTGCTAAAGAGCACCACCAAGATGTCTCTGAACGAGCG CTTTACTAACATGCTGAAGAACAAACAGCCGATGCCAGTGAATATTCGGGCTaccatgcagcagcagcagcagctggccaGTGCCAGAAACAGAAGACTGGCCCAGCAGATGGAGAATAGACCTTCTGTCCAGGCTGCTTTGAAGCTTAAACAG AGCTTAAAGCAACGCCTGGGTAAGAGTAACATCCAGGCGCGACTGGGCCGGCCGGCTGGCCCCCTCGCTCGCGGAGCCATGGGGGGAAGAGGACTAgccatggggcagaggggcttGCCACGAGGAGCCATGCGCGGTGGCCGGGGAGCAAGAGCTCTGCTGAGAGGAGGAGTCCCGCTCCGAG GTCAGAGCCTGCTTCGCGGGGGGCGAGGGATGTCCCCCAGGATGGGGCTGAGAAGAGGTGGCATCAGGGGCCGCGGTGGCCCTGGAAGAGGTGGACTGGGCAGAGGTGCCATGGGCCGCGGGGGACTCGGTGGCCGAG GTCGCGGCATGGCGGGTCGGGGACGCGGTGGCTTCGGTGGCCGCGGCAGAGGCCGAGGTCGGGGCAGAGGATCCGCACGTCCCGCCTTGACCAAGGAGCAGTTGGACAACCAGTTGGATGCCTACATGTCCAAGACGAAGGGACACCTGGACGCGGAGCTGGACGCCTACATGGCTCAGACAGACCCCGAGACCAACGACTGA
- the CHTOP gene encoding chromatin target of PRMT1 protein isoform X1, whose translation MAAQSAPKVVLKSTTKMSLNERFTNMLKNKQPMPVNIRATMQQQQQLASARNRRLAQQMENRPSVQAALKLKQKSLKQRLGKSNIQARLGRPAGPLARGAMGGRGLAMGQRGLPRGAMRGGRGARALLRGGVPLRGQSLLRGGRGMSPRMGLRRGGIRGRGGPGRGGLGRGAMGRGGLGGRGRGMAGRGRGGFGGRGRGRGRGRGSARPALTKEQLDNQLDAYMSKTKGHLDAELDAYMAQTDPETND comes from the exons ATGGCTGCACAGTCAGCACCGAAGGTTGTGCTAAAGAGCACCACCAAGATGTCTCTGAACGAGCG CTTTACTAACATGCTGAAGAACAAACAGCCGATGCCAGTGAATATTCGGGCTaccatgcagcagcagcagcagctggccaGTGCCAGAAACAGAAGACTGGCCCAGCAGATGGAGAATAGACCTTCTGTCCAGGCTGCTTTGAAGCTTAAACAG AAGAGCTTAAAGCAACGCCTGGGTAAGAGTAACATCCAGGCGCGACTGGGCCGGCCGGCTGGCCCCCTCGCTCGCGGAGCCATGGGGGGAAGAGGACTAgccatggggcagaggggcttGCCACGAGGAGCCATGCGCGGTGGCCGGGGAGCAAGAGCTCTGCTGAGAGGAGGAGTCCCGCTCCGAG GTCAGAGCCTGCTTCGCGGGGGGCGAGGGATGTCCCCCAGGATGGGGCTGAGAAGAGGTGGCATCAGGGGCCGCGGTGGCCCTGGAAGAGGTGGACTGGGCAGAGGTGCCATGGGCCGCGGGGGACTCGGTGGCCGAG GTCGCGGCATGGCGGGTCGGGGACGCGGTGGCTTCGGTGGCCGCGGCAGAGGCCGAGGTCGGGGCAGAGGATCCGCACGTCCCGCCTTGACCAAGGAGCAGTTGGACAACCAGTTGGATGCCTACATGTCCAAGACGAAGGGACACCTGGACGCGGAGCTGGACGCCTACATGGCTCAGACAGACCCCGAGACCAACGACTGA